A region of Streptomyces sp. NBC_01750 DNA encodes the following proteins:
- a CDS encoding ArsR/SmtB family transcription factor produces MTEDADRDTVAEVLSALADPTRRRILDILAAHGEATATVLATELPVSRQAIVKHLAILDRAGLVAGRREGREARYTVLPARLGATARWMDRVAGEWDTRLSAIKRLAEADQGAEADPEADPATGADSAAG; encoded by the coding sequence ATGACGGAGGACGCTGACCGGGACACCGTGGCGGAGGTCCTGTCCGCACTGGCGGACCCGACCCGGCGCCGGATACTCGACATCCTCGCCGCGCACGGGGAGGCGACCGCCACGGTCCTGGCGACAGAGCTGCCGGTCAGCCGGCAGGCGATCGTGAAGCACCTCGCGATCCTCGACCGGGCCGGCCTCGTCGCCGGCCGACGGGAGGGCCGGGAGGCGCGGTACACGGTCCTGCCGGCGCGGCTGGGCGCCACCGCCCGGTGGATGGACCGGGTCGCCGGCGAGTGGGACACCCGTCTCTCGGCCATCAAGCGCCTGGCCGAGGCCGACCAGGGCGCGGAGGCAGACCCGGAAGCGGATCCGGCAACGGGCGCGGACTCCGCGGCCGGGTGA
- a CDS encoding SRPBCC family protein, which translates to MSEDRIEREITIAAPVERVWAVLTEPEHVGSWFGQGRPTPVDLRPGGTMQLDHGEYGQFPTTIVKVDPPHHFSYRWASAHPGEQAVEGNSTLVEFTLTPDGDGTRLRVVETGFADLVIPEDKAATAGYESHASGWTGQMDNIKQYTERLAA; encoded by the coding sequence ATGAGCGAGGACCGGATCGAACGCGAGATCACCATTGCCGCACCTGTGGAGCGCGTGTGGGCGGTGCTCACCGAGCCCGAGCACGTCGGCTCCTGGTTCGGACAGGGCAGGCCGACCCCGGTCGACCTGCGCCCGGGCGGCACCATGCAGCTGGATCACGGCGAGTACGGGCAGTTCCCGACCACGATCGTGAAGGTCGACCCGCCGCACCACTTCTCGTACCGCTGGGCCAGTGCCCACCCGGGCGAGCAGGCCGTCGAAGGCAACTCCACCCTGGTGGAGTTCACCCTCACCCCGGACGGCGACGGCACCCGTCTGCGCGTGGTGGAGACCGGCTTCGCCGACCTCGTCATCCCCGAGGACAAGGCCGCCACCGCGGGGTACGAGAGCCACGCGAGCGGCTGGACCGGCCAGATGGACAACATCAAGCAGTACACGGAGCGACTGGCGGCATGA
- a CDS encoding GNAT family N-acetyltransferase produces the protein MSESPRTAHTFELSPAELLDIRGLLTDAFDGDFADADWDHALGGVHALYYEGGELVAHGSVIQRRVIHARRSLRIGYVEAMGVRADRRRRGLGGLVMDTLERVIDGAYEFGALSASDDGAALYRARGWQLWRGRIEALGPDGVVHLPDEEDSTYLRPAAARPLPEPSAALLFDWREGDVL, from the coding sequence ATGAGTGAGTCGCCGCGCACCGCCCACACCTTCGAACTCAGCCCCGCCGAGCTCCTCGACATCCGCGGCCTCCTGACGGACGCGTTCGACGGCGACTTCGCCGACGCGGACTGGGACCACGCGCTGGGTGGCGTCCACGCGCTGTACTACGAGGGCGGCGAGCTCGTCGCGCACGGCAGCGTGATCCAGCGCCGGGTGATCCACGCCCGCCGCTCGCTGCGTATCGGATACGTCGAGGCGATGGGCGTGCGCGCCGACCGGCGGCGGCGCGGGCTCGGCGGCCTGGTGATGGACACCCTGGAGCGGGTGATCGACGGGGCGTACGAGTTCGGGGCGCTCTCCGCCTCCGACGACGGCGCCGCGCTGTACCGGGCGCGCGGCTGGCAGCTGTGGCGCGGCCGGATCGAGGCGCTCGGCCCCGACGGCGTGGTGCACCTCCCGGACGAGGAGGACTCCACCTATCTGCGCCCGGCCGCAGCCCGGCCGCTGCCGGAACCGTCCGCGGCGCTGCTCTTCGACTGGCGCGAGGGCGACGTGCTGTAA